A DNA window from Aestuariispira ectoiniformans contains the following coding sequences:
- a CDS encoding c-type cytochrome, with translation MKITEHLPKLAVLAVMIGGAVVLGTKFFGTNDAAVGAQPVIPEYSDLAKRGEALFQSNCAQCHGTNAVGTDQGPPFLHPFYNPGHHGDRAFLAAVRNGVRAHHWNFGDMPPQPQVSSAQLRAIVAYVREIQVANGIVYQKHKM, from the coding sequence ATGAAAATTACTGAACATCTGCCGAAGCTGGCGGTGCTGGCTGTTATGATTGGCGGGGCCGTTGTGCTGGGTACTAAATTCTTTGGAACCAATGATGCGGCGGTTGGCGCGCAACCCGTCATTCCGGAATATTCCGATCTCGCAAAGCGTGGGGAAGCGCTGTTTCAGTCGAACTGTGCCCAATGTCATGGCACGAATGCCGTTGGTACCGATCAAGGACCGCCGTTCCTGCATCCCTTCTACAATCCCGGCCACCATGGTGACAGGGCGTTTCTGGCCGCCGTTCGCAATGGCGTGCGTGCGCACCACTGGAACTTTGGCGATATGCCGCCGCAGCCCCAGGTCTCCAGTGCCCAGTTGAGAGCCATCGTGGCCTATGTCCGGGAAATCCAGGTGGCCAATGGGATCGTTTATCAGAAGCACAAGATGTAG
- a CDS encoding carboxymuconolactone decarboxylase family protein: protein MRLKALKPSQYAWFIRPFFWRQRRKYGAILDAALLWGRSPRLFAGVAILYGMIDRRRSPIEPALRSLVTVLVSQINHCSFCVDINSATLLKRGVPIEKVDALETWRDSSLFNGRERAALDYADAVTRYDRGVDDDVFATLKSHFSEDEIVELTGLIAFQNMSSKFNSALDVPAQGFCRMNADAIERK from the coding sequence ATGCGATTGAAGGCCCTCAAACCATCGCAATATGCATGGTTCATCCGGCCGTTTTTCTGGCGGCAGCGCCGGAAATACGGGGCAATTCTGGATGCCGCCCTGCTTTGGGGCAGGTCACCCCGGCTTTTTGCCGGGGTGGCAATCCTCTACGGCATGATCGACAGGCGCAGGTCACCGATAGAACCCGCCTTGCGGTCACTGGTGACCGTTCTGGTTTCCCAGATCAACCATTGTTCCTTTTGCGTTGATATCAATTCGGCAACGTTGTTGAAACGTGGCGTGCCAATAGAAAAAGTCGATGCACTGGAAACCTGGCGGGACAGTTCTTTGTTCAATGGCCGGGAGAGGGCGGCACTGGACTATGCCGATGCTGTCACGCGCTATGACCGGGGCGTGGATGATGACGTTTTTGCAACGCTAAAATCCCATTTTTCCGAAGATGAAATTGTGGAACTGACCGGGCTGATTGCCTTCCAGAATATGTCCAGCAAGTTCAATAGCGCGCTTGATGTTCCTGCACAGGGCTTCTGTCGCATGAATGCCGATGCCATTGAGCGTAAATGA